One Sporomusaceae bacterium ACPt DNA window includes the following coding sequences:
- the ycsE gene encoding 5-amino-6-(5-phospho-D-ribitylamino)uracil phosphatase YcsE, which produces MAYKLVCIDVDGTLLNSKHKITKRTKEILLKAHKLGVHIVISTGRMYTDAEYYSNLIGVKSPVIASNGAFIKEKDHDKVIYKDVLGESLSLELLEIFRKYDITPYFCTPHKFYYGNIMFKLFYVATKILGRRSNKLNMEYVFSWHQWQKVLYKEKDDIVKCEVIYRDAGLINELRNELRNIKQLEIVDSSKHNIEITRKGVSKGKAVAMLASLYNLKREEIMTIGDSENDLSMIEYAGLGIAMGNALDIVKQKADYITDSNDNDGVANAINRFVLENEF; this is translated from the coding sequence ATGGCGTATAAATTAGTCTGTATTGATGTTGACGGGACGCTTTTGAATAGTAAACATAAAATTACAAAAAGAACGAAAGAAATACTATTGAAGGCCCATAAGCTGGGTGTTCATATTGTGATAAGCACCGGACGAATGTATACTGATGCCGAGTATTATTCTAATCTTATTGGTGTAAAGTCCCCGGTGATCGCATCAAACGGAGCTTTCATAAAAGAAAAAGATCATGATAAAGTTATTTACAAGGATGTTCTGGGCGAAAGTTTATCACTGGAATTGCTGGAGATATTTCGAAAATACGACATAACGCCTTATTTTTGTACTCCTCATAAGTTTTATTATGGAAATATTATGTTTAAGCTTTTTTATGTTGCAACTAAAATATTGGGCAGGAGAAGCAACAAGCTCAATATGGAATATGTTTTTTCCTGGCATCAGTGGCAAAAAGTATTGTATAAAGAAAAAGATGATATTGTAAAATGCGAAGTTATCTATAGAGATGCGGGTTTAATTAATGAATTGCGGAATGAACTAAGGAATATAAAGCAATTGGAAATCGTCGATTCTTCAAAACATAATATTGAAATTACCCGCAAGGGGGTCTCAAAAGGAAAAGCAGTAGCAATGTTGGCATCGCTTTATAATCTGAAGCGGGAAGAGATAATGACCATAGGCGACAGTGAAAACGATTTATCTATGATCGAATATGCCGGTCTGGGTATTGCTATGGGAAATGCTTTGGATATTGTGAAACAAAAAGCTGATTACATAACAGATTCTAATGACAATGACGGGGTAGCCAACGCTATAAATAGGTTTGTTTTAGAAAACGAATTTTAA